A single genomic interval of Pseudomonadota bacterium harbors:
- a CDS encoding DUF2303 family protein gives MSENNQYADILESVKQLYNPELKTVTHGDKSAEVLILPEGKKACDIKPFLDKYLTAPERRKGTAFVTQLNSFIDHVNRFKDDDSVIFANNEMSNPSLTAVIDYHKSTYEGEPRFGEHRTHYQFPLSKEWKSWLAFDGKQLSQADFAAFIEDRIGDVLHTYDGDLESDEKLKELAELLGGKFAGPSTLVAFSKNLEVNENSKVRNSNNLSSGEGALIYETEHVDSQGAPVKVPNMFLIGLPIFVGGDIYRVAVRLRYRIRSGSISWFYNLFRIENVFEDAFEGACEKAKRETGLPLFLGCPE, from the coding sequence ATGTCCGAAAACAATCAATACGCAGACATATTAGAATCTGTAAAGCAGCTTTATAATCCGGAACTAAAAACAGTTACCCACGGTGACAAATCTGCTGAAGTTTTAATATTACCCGAAGGTAAAAAGGCTTGCGACATAAAACCGTTTTTAGACAAATATTTGACGGCTCCCGAAAGAAGAAAAGGCACGGCATTTGTAACACAGTTAAATAGCTTTATTGACCACGTGAATCGCTTCAAAGATGATGACAGCGTCATATTTGCGAATAACGAAATGAGCAACCCCAGCCTTACTGCGGTAATCGACTATCACAAATCAACCTATGAAGGCGAGCCTAGATTCGGTGAGCATAGAACACATTACCAATTCCCTTTATCGAAAGAGTGGAAAAGCTGGCTTGCTTTTGATGGAAAACAGCTTTCACAAGCCGATTTTGCGGCTTTTATTGAAGATAGAATAGGTGATGTACTACATACCTATGACGGTGACTTGGAATCTGATGAGAAATTAAAAGAACTTGCCGAATTATTGGGCGGAAAGTTTGCAGGTCCGTCTACATTAGTAGCTTTTAGTAAAAATCTCGAGGTAAATGAGAACTCAAAAGTTAGAAATTCAAATAATTTATCTTCCGGAGAAGGAGCTTTAATATACGAAACCGAGCATGTCGACAGCCAAGGTGCTCCGGTGAAAGTTCCCAACATGTTTTTGATAGGACTGCCGATATTTGTTGGCGGCGACATATACAGGGTTGCGGTAAGGCTTAGATACAGAATTCGCAGCGGCTCTATATCGTGGTTCTATAATTTATTTCGAATTGAAAATGTTTTTGAAGATGCCTTTGAAGGTGCCTGTGAAAAAGCCAAGCGAGAAACAGGGCTGCCGTTGTTTTTAGGTTGTCCCGAATAA
- a CDS encoding acyl carrier protein, whose translation MEIEQEVKQIIKDHLVITPPVIELQSRIIDDLGADEIDLVEIVMIAEEKFNISISDREMNRLVTMQDLVNIIQSKKGDN comes from the coding sequence ATGGAAATCGAACAGGAAGTAAAGCAAATAATTAAAGACCATTTGGTAATCACACCGCCGGTAATTGAGCTTCAATCAAGAATAATTGATGATCTGGGTGCCGACGAAATAGACCTTGTTGAAATAGTCATGATAGCGGAAGAAAAATTCAATATTAGTATATCAGATAGAGAAATGAACCGTCTGGTTACAATGCAGGATCTGGTCAATATAATTCAATCTAAAAAAGGGGATAATTAA